The region TTCAGTTCATACAGATGCTTGCCTTTCTGGCGATAACCGATCAGTTGGTCGCCCACGCGGATGGTGCCGCCGTCGAGCTTTTCCAGGTGGTTGATACAACGCAGCAAGGTTGATTTCCCCGAGCCGGAAGGGCCGAGGATCACCGTCACCGAACCGGCCGGGATCTGCAGGCTGATATTTTTCAGCACTTCGGTGCCGGAGAAGGACTTACGCACCTGGTTGATATGAATGGCGGCGCTCATTGTTCTGCTCCCTGGTTCAGTTCGGTCGGGGCCTTGCGGTTGCGTAACAGCCAGTGGCCGCGAGTGGCCTGTGTGCCGCGGCCGAAATAGCGCTCAACATAGTGCTGACCAATCGACAGAATCGAGGTCATCACCAGGTACCACAGCGTGGCGACCAGCAACAGCGGGATCACCTCATAGGTGCGTTGGTAGATAATCTGCGCCGAATACAGCACATCTTGCAGGGCGATAACCGACACCACGGCGGTGGTTTTAAGCTGCCCGATCACCTCATTGCCGGCCGGCGGCAAAATGGTGCGCATGGCCTGCGGCAAAACCACTCGCCACAGGATCTGCCCACGGCGATAGCCCAATGCCTTGGCGGCTTCCAGTTGGCCGCTGCCCACGCTTTGAATGCCTGCGCGCACAATCTCTGCCGCATAGGCCGACTGATGCATGACCAGAGCAATCACCGCGGCGCTGAAGGTGCTGATAACGGTGTTGGTCGGCGCGCTGGCGACCTCACCCAGAAACGGGATCCACAGGCTGATGCGCGGGTAGAGCGCGGCGATGTTGTACCACAGGAAAAGTTGCACCAGCATCGGTACGGCACGGAAGAACCAGGTATAAAACCAGCTTACCGCAACCAGCACCGGGTTGGCGGAGAGGCGCATCAACGCCAGCAGCACGCCGCCGGCGAAACCGAAGATCACCGAGATCACCGTCAGCTTCAGCGTCATGATCACGCCGTTGATGATGGACGCCTCGGTAAAGTTTTCCGCCACCACCGCCCATTCGAAGCGCGGGTTGTGCAGCATCGAGTTGGCGATAATGCCGACGATCAGCAGCACGATCAGAGCGCTGAACCAGCGCCCGTAATGCCGATGACCGACGATGCTCAGCTCGGCATCATCGGCAGGTTGTTGCGCACTCATTTTGCAATCTCTTCGTTGATGCCGGCGGTTTTCACCGCGCCGAAACCGATATCCCAACCGTCGAGGATTTTCTGGTAGCTGCCATCGGCAATCAGCGAGTTAAGCGCGGCCTGCACCGGTTTCACCAGCTCTGAGCCTTTTGGCAATGCGATGGCTACCGTGGTGCCCTCGATATTGATGTCGCCGGCCAGCGCCAGCGCTTTAACATGGCTTGCCTGGTAGCGCAGGCCTTCATACGGGCCGAAGAACATCGGCACGCGGCCGCTGATCGTCGCCTGCACGCCGGCCGGGCGGTCCGGGAAGATCGGAATGGTGATCGCCGGTTTGCCGGCGCTGACGCACTGGTCGCTGGCCTGCTGCAAACGGGTGACCTGCGAAGTGCCGGCCCCGGCGCCGACGGTCTGGCCGCACAGTTGCGCCAGCTCGGTGTAAGGGCCGAGCGCCGCATCTTTACGGGCGATCAGCGCCAGCTTGGAGGCATTGTAATAGCCGACGAAGTCGACCTGCTGGAAACGCTTCTTGTTGGCGTCGATGTTGGCCAGCGCCACGTCGTAGCGCCCGGATTTCAAACCGGGAATGATATTGTCGAAACCGCCGGTATCCTTCCAGTGGATCGCGACACCGAGGCGATCGGCAATGGCGCTCATCACATCGATTTCACGCCCGGCCAGCGTTTTGTTGTCCGCCTCGTAGAAGGTGGTCGGCGGCGTGTTCGGGTTGGTGCCCGCCACGATAAAACCGGCTTTTTTGACGGCTTCAGGCAGGCTGTCGTGCAGTTTCGGATCGGCGCTGGCTTTCACCGCAGCCTTGAAGGGGACATCGCCTTCGGCGGCATAGCCTGTGGCCAACGGGGCCAAAGTGGCGCAAGCCAACAGCAGGGACAGCGTAGTGCGTTTAACGGTGGTTTTCATGGTATTCCCCTGCAGATTAAGCCGATTTTACGTTGGCGAAGTTGATTGCCGGTTCCGGCAGGCCCAGGTTTTCACGCAGGGTTGAATAGTGGTATTCCTCGCGGAACAGGCCACGGCGGCGCAGCTCCGGTATGACCAGCTCGACGAACAGCTCCAGTTGGTTTGGCAGTACGGCGGGCATGATGTTAAAGCCGTCGGCGCCTTGCTGCTCCAGCCACAGCTGGAAGTCATCGGCGATCTCTTCGGCGGTGCCGACCACCACGCGGTGCCCGCGTGAGCCTGCCGCTACCGCAGCCAGTTCCCGCAGCGTCAGGTTTTCCCGCGCGGCCAGATCGGTCAGCAGTTTCACCCGGCTTTGGCCGCCTTCGGTTGCGCCCACGTCCGGCACCGGGCCGTCCAGCGGGTAGTCGCTCAGATCGAAGCCGAAGCGGGCGGAAAGCTGCTCGATACCGTTATCGATATCCACTAACTGATTCAGCTGATACCAGGTCTCCTGCGCTTCCGCCTTGGTGCGGCCGATAATCGGCATCACGCCCGGCAGGATCAGCAGGTGGTCCGGGTTACGGCCGGCCTCGGCCACGTACTTTTTCTGGCTGCGGTAAAACGCCTGGCCTTCCTCCAGCGTGGCGGCGGCGGTAAACACCACCTCGGCGGTTTCCGCCGCCAACTGCTGCCCGGCCGGTGAGGAGCCGGCTTCGATAATCACCGGGCGCCCCTGCGGGGAACGCGAAATATTCAGTGGCCCC is a window of Serratia plymuthica DNA encoding:
- a CDS encoding amino acid ABC transporter permease, with the protein product MSAQQPADDAELSIVGHRHYGRWFSALIVLLIVGIIANSMLHNPRFEWAVVAENFTEASIINGVIMTLKLTVISVIFGFAGGVLLALMRLSANPVLVAVSWFYTWFFRAVPMLVQLFLWYNIAALYPRISLWIPFLGEVASAPTNTVISTFSAAVIALVMHQSAYAAEIVRAGIQSVGSGQLEAAKALGYRRGQILWRVVLPQAMRTILPPAGNEVIGQLKTTAVVSVIALQDVLYSAQIIYQRTYEVIPLLLVATLWYLVMTSILSIGQHYVERYFGRGTQATRGHWLLRNRKAPTELNQGAEQ
- a CDS encoding ABC transporter substrate-binding protein is translated as MKTTVKRTTLSLLLACATLAPLATGYAAEGDVPFKAAVKASADPKLHDSLPEAVKKAGFIVAGTNPNTPPTTFYEADNKTLAGREIDVMSAIADRLGVAIHWKDTGGFDNIIPGLKSGRYDVALANIDANKKRFQQVDFVGYYNASKLALIARKDAALGPYTELAQLCGQTVGAGAGTSQVTRLQQASDQCVSAGKPAITIPIFPDRPAGVQATISGRVPMFFGPYEGLRYQASHVKALALAGDINIEGTTVAIALPKGSELVKPVQAALNSLIADGSYQKILDGWDIGFGAVKTAGINEEIAK
- a CDS encoding LLM class flavin-dependent oxidoreductase → MSTSPSTPSRQLRLGLFVQALGHHVGGWRAEGASGSPTDIDWFTWIAKKAEEGTFDMFFVGDALATSVHRLPSTMSRLEPLTLLAALAVNTRHIGLAATASTTFDQPFHLARAMASIDHISHGRAAWNVVTSFSSDAARNFSRDDLPSHAERYEVAREFLEASYKLWDGWEEDAIVRDKQQGIYAIDEKIHAANHKGKHFSVQGPLNISRSPQGRPVIIEAGSSPAGQQLAAETAEVVFTAAATLEEGQAFYRSQKKYVAEAGRNPDHLLILPGVMPIIGRTKAEAQETWYQLNQLVDIDNGIEQLSARFGFDLSDYPLDGPVPDVGATEGGQSRVKLLTDLAARENLTLRELAAVAAGSRGHRVVVGTAEEIADDFQLWLEQQGADGFNIMPAVLPNQLELFVELVIPELRRRGLFREEYHYSTLRENLGLPEPAINFANVKSA